CGCACGACGTGGTGGTGATGTACGCGGGCAAGGTGGTGGAGCGGGCGCCGGTGCGGGAGCTCTTTGCGCGGCCTCGCCACCCGTATACGCTGGGGCTTTTTGCCTCGTTGCCGCGGCACGACACGCGTTTGGAACGCCTGCACGTGATCCGGGGGAATGTGCCCGCGGCGACGGCGTTTCCCCCCGGTTGCCGCTTCCACAGCCGCTGCCCGTACGCGGTCGACCGCTGCCGGGAATCGGTTCCACCGCTGGAATCGGTCGGCGAGGGGGGGCACGAGGCCGCCTGCTGGGAGCTGGATCGCGTAGCGCCGCAGGAGACGGTGCTTGCGGCGAACAAACCGTCGGATGATACGCCATGAGCCAGGACCTGCTCGTTGTAGAAAATCTTGTGAAGCACTTTCCGATACGGGAAGGTATCTTCGCGCGGACGGTTGGGGCGGTGCGCGCGGTGGATGGCGTGAGCTTTTCGATCCCCCGCGGGACGACGTTGAGCCTGGTGGGCGAGAGCGGGAGCGGAAAGACGACGGCGGGCCGATCCACGCTGCGGCTTATCGAGCCGACCGCGGGCCGGATTGTGTTTGACGGAATTGACCTGACGTCGTTGGGTCCGGCGGAATTGCGCGGGTTGCGCAAGCGCATCCAGATCATCTTTCAGGACCCGTACGGATCGTTGAACCCCCGGATGACCATTTACTCGGTATTGGCGGAGGCGATGAAGGCGCACGGGATCGGTGACGCCGGCCAGCGGCGGTCGCGCTGCTTTGAACTGCTGGAGTTGGTGGGGCTGCCGCCGGAGGCGGCGGACCGGTATCCGCATGAGTTCAGCGGGGGCCAGCGGCAGCGCATTGGCATTGCGCGCGCGCTGGCGGTGGAGCCGGATTTGATCGTGGCGGACGAGCCGGTATCGGCGCTGGACGTCTCGGTGCAGGCGCAGATTCTCAACCTGCTCCGCG
This is a stretch of genomic DNA from Candidatus Hydrogenedentota bacterium. It encodes these proteins:
- a CDS encoding ATP-binding cassette domain-containing protein; this translates as MSQDLLVVENLVKHFPIREGIFARTVGAVRAVDGVSFSIPRGTTLSLVGESGSGKTTAGRSTLRLIEPTAGRIVFDGIDLTSLGPAELRGLRKRIQIIFQDPYGSLNPRMTIYSVLAEAMKAHGIGDAGQRRSRCFELLELVGLPPEAADRYPHEFSGGQRQRIGIARALAVEPDLIVADEPVSALDVSVQAQILNLLRDLQRKLGLTYLFIGHDLSVIRHISDAVAVMYLGRIVEIAPVDVLFANPVHPYTRALLSAAPVAAPGRKSNRIILPGDVPSPINPPSGCHFHPRCPDATPACSRTPQALTEAGEGHRVACSVHAPRA